The DNA region CCGCGGCCAGCCGCCCGCCGAGGTAGGCCCGGACCGGCGTGTCGTCGCGGCGGGCGAACTGCAGGGTGGCGGCCCGACGGCCCACGCTGATGCACTGCGACACGAAACCCTGATCCAGGGCGGCCGGTGCCTGCCCGGCGATGCGGGCCAGCACGGTGTCGGCGGCCTGGGCGCCCAGCGGCAGCGCGGCCTGGCAGCTCATCCGCAGCGGTCGGCCCGACGGGCAGGCCGCGTCCCCGGCCGCCACGATCCACGGGTTGTCGACGCAGGTCAGCGTCTCATCGGTGCGCAGTCGGCCCAGCCCGTCGGTGGCCAGTCCGCTGGCCGAGGCCAGATCCGGGACGCCGAAGCCCGCCGTCCAGATGGTCACCGCGCCGGGCAGCACCTCGCCGTCGGCCAGCAGCACCGAATCGGCGCGCACCTGTGCGACCACCGCGGTCTCGCGCAGCGCGACGCCGAGCCTGCGCAGCGCCTTGGCGACCGAACGCCGGCCCGGCACGCCCAGCGAGGGCGCCAGCGTCCCACCGCAGACCAGCGTGACGCGGCGACCCTGCTCGGCCAGTTCGGCGGCCGTCTCGATTCCGGTCAGGCCGCCGCCCACCACCGTCACCGGCGCGTCCGGTGGCACCTCGCCGATCCGGGTCAGCAGCCGGCTCGCCTGCTCCAATTCGCCGATGGGGTAGGCGAATTCGGCGGCGCCGGGCACCGCCGGGGTGACGGCGCCGGTGCTGCCCACCGCATAGACGAGGTAGTCGTAGCGCAGGGCGGCGCCCGACGCCAGCAGGACGCGGTGACCGGCGGCGTCGATCCGGGTGGCGGAATCGACCACCAGTCGGACGCCGTCGCCGAGCAGATCGGCGTAGTCGACGGTGGCCGAACCGGTGCCGGCCACCTGCTGGTGCAGCCGGATCCGTTCGACGAATGCCGGCCGCGGGTTGACCAGTGTGACGGCGACGCCCGGGTGCCGGCGCAGCCGGTTGGCGGCCAGCGTGCCGGCGTAGCCGCCGCCGAGGATGACGACCTGGATGCGGTTCATGAGGTGCTCCCGTCTCTAGAGGCTGATGACCTCAAGACACCGCGGCGCACACGGATGTGACGCCCTGTGGCCCACATCACGGGCGCCCCTGGGTGCGGGGGCGGCTCAGGCCTGGTGGCGCGGGAACACCCCGGACGGTGCCGGCAGGGTCAGCCCCGGCGTCAGCCGCGTGCCGATGGCGGTGAACATCCGCTGGTCGCCGGTCTGCCCCAGCAGGTCCAGCAGTTTGCCCGCCGAGTCGGGCATCACCGGCTGCAGCAGCAGCGCGGCGATCCGGACCACCTCCAACGTGGTGTACAAGACGGTGCCGAACCGGGCCCGATCGGCCGGGGATTCGCTCTTGGCCAGCTTCCACGGTTCCTCGGCGGAGAAATACCGGTTGGCCGCCCCCAGCATCTGCCAGATCGCTTCCAGCCCGACATGCATGGCCTGCGTGGCGAACGCGGCCCGCATCCGCTCCAGCAGCCCGTCGGCCAACGCCAACAGTTCGTCGTCACCGCCGGTCCGATCGGCCGGTTCGGGCACCACCCCACCGAGGTTGCGGGCAACCATCGACAGGGAACGCTGCGCCAGGTTGCCCAGCTCGTTGGCCAGGTCGGCGTTGATGCGGGCGATGATCGCCTCGTCGGAGATGCTGCCGTCCTGGCCGAACGAGATCTCCCGCAGCAGGAAGAACCGCACCTGGTCGACGCCGTAGGTGTCGACGAAGGAGACCGGGTCGATGACGTTGCCCACCGACTTGCTCATCTTCTCGCCGCTGTTGAGCAGGAATCCGTGCGCGAAGACCCGGCGCGGCAACTCGATTCCGGCCGACATCAGAAACGCCGGCCAGTACACGGTGTGGAATCGGATGATGTCCTTGCCGATCATGTGCAGATCGGCCGGCCAGTAGCGGCGGAAGGACTCCGAGTCGGTGTCGGGGTAGCCGACCCCGGTCAGATAGTTCGTCAGGGCGTCCACCCAGACGTACATCACGTGCTCGGGGTCGCCGGGCACCGGAACACCCCAGTCGAACGAGGTGCGGGAGATCGACAGGTCGCGCAGGCCGCCGGAGACGAAGCTGATCACCTCGTTGCGGCGCACGTCCGGTGCGATGAAATCGGGGTTGGCCTCGTAGTGCGCCAGCAGCCGCTCGGTGTAGGCCGACAGCCGGAAGAAGTACGTCTGCTCCTCGGTCCAGGTCACCGGCGCCCCGGTCTCGTTCGACACCCGCGCACCGTCGTCGGTCAGCCGGGTCTCGCCCTCGGTGAAGAACCGCTCGTCGCGCACCGAATACCAGCCGGAGTAGGCATCCAGGTAGATGTCCCCGGCGTCGACCATGCGCTGCCAGATCGCCTTGGACGCCTCCAGATGATCGGCGTCGGTGGTGCGGATGAACCGGTCGTAGGAGATGTTGAGCTTGTCCTGCAGCGCCTGGAAGACATCGGAGTTGCGCCGGGCCAGCTCGGCGGTGGCGATGCCCTCGGCGGCGGCGGTCTCGGCCATCTTCAGCCCGTGTTCGTCGGTGCCGGTCAGGAACCGCACGTCGAACCCGTCGAGCCGGTGGAACCGGGCGATCGCGTCGGTGGCGATGTACTCGTAGGCGTGACCGATGTGCGGATCGCCGTTGGGGTAGCTGATCGCGGTGGTGACGTAGAAAGGCGGTGTCGTGCTCATCACCGCCCACCCTATTGTGTGCGGGTGAGTTCCAAACGATCAGCCAAAACTCCGCCACCGGCACCCGAGCCGCTGAGCCCGCTGGTCGATGCGCACACCCACCTCGACGCCTGCGGCGCCACCGATGCGGCCTCGGTGCGCGAGATCATGGATCGGGCAGCCGCG from Mycolicibacter sp. MU0083 includes:
- a CDS encoding NAD(P)/FAD-dependent oxidoreductase, with protein sequence MNRIQVVILGGGYAGTLAANRLRRHPGVAVTLVNPRPAFVERIRLHQQVAGTGSATVDYADLLGDGVRLVVDSATRIDAAGHRVLLASGAALRYDYLVYAVGSTGAVTPAVPGAAEFAYPIGELEQASRLLTRIGEVPPDAPVTVVGGGLTGIETAAELAEQGRRVTLVCGGTLAPSLGVPGRRSVAKALRRLGVALRETAVVAQVRADSVLLADGEVLPGAVTIWTAGFGVPDLASASGLATDGLGRLRTDETLTCVDNPWIVAAGDAACPSGRPLRMSCQAALPLGAQAADTVLARIAGQAPAALDQGFVSQCISVGRRAATLQFARRDDTPVRAYLGGRLAAVAKESICRYTVKWIRGEAAKPGSFRWPRGGTRPSAAEQQARV
- the metG gene encoding methionine--tRNA ligase yields the protein MSTTPPFYVTTAISYPNGDPHIGHAYEYIATDAIARFHRLDGFDVRFLTGTDEHGLKMAETAAAEGIATAELARRNSDVFQALQDKLNISYDRFIRTTDADHLEASKAIWQRMVDAGDIYLDAYSGWYSVRDERFFTEGETRLTDDGARVSNETGAPVTWTEEQTYFFRLSAYTERLLAHYEANPDFIAPDVRRNEVISFVSGGLRDLSISRTSFDWGVPVPGDPEHVMYVWVDALTNYLTGVGYPDTDSESFRRYWPADLHMIGKDIIRFHTVYWPAFLMSAGIELPRRVFAHGFLLNSGEKMSKSVGNVIDPVSFVDTYGVDQVRFFLLREISFGQDGSISDEAIIARINADLANELGNLAQRSLSMVARNLGGVVPEPADRTGGDDELLALADGLLERMRAAFATQAMHVGLEAIWQMLGAANRYFSAEEPWKLAKSESPADRARFGTVLYTTLEVVRIAALLLQPVMPDSAGKLLDLLGQTGDQRMFTAIGTRLTPGLTLPAPSGVFPRHQA